The Primulina eburnea isolate SZY01 chromosome 13, ASM2296580v1, whole genome shotgun sequence genome includes a region encoding these proteins:
- the LOC140809128 gene encoding cysteine proteinase inhibitor 1-like, with product MQLKSCPLLSAILLILVASFHYQALAISPSAIVGNWRPIPNVDVLKVLEIARFAVSEHNKKANVQLEFVKVVKGETQIVEGTNYRLVIIANDKAAGNAPGNYEAVVWDRPWKHFRELSSFVKV from the coding sequence atgcaacTGAAATCTTGCCCTCTTCTCTCAGCGATCCTCTTGATATTGGTGGCTTCATTTCATTACCAAGCCTTGGCCATTTCGCCTAGTGCCATCGTTGGCAACTGGCGGCCGATTCCGAACGTGGACGTTCTAAAAGTGTTGGAAATCGCTAGATTCGCGGTGTCGGAGCACAACAAGAAGGCTAACGTGCAGTTGGAGTTTGTAAAGGTGGTGAAGGGTGAAACCCAAATAGTCGAAGGTACGAATTACAGATTGGTCATCATCGCGAATGATAAGGCTGCCGGCAATGCGCCGGGAAATTACGAGGCCGTGGTCTGGGACAGGCCTTGGAAGCATTTCAGGGAACTAAGCTCTTTTGTGAAAGTTTAa
- the LOC140809127 gene encoding cysteine proteinase inhibitor 1-like, giving the protein MQLKSCPLLSAILLILVASFHYQALAISPSVIVGNWQPIPNVNVLKVLEIARFAVSEHNKKANAQLEFVKVVKGETQVVEGTNYRLVIIANDKAAGNAPGNYEAVVWDMPWKHFRELSSFVKV; this is encoded by the coding sequence atgcaaCTGAAATCTTGCCCTCTTCTCTCAGCGATCCTCTTGATATTGGTGGCATCATTTCATTACCAAGCCTTGGCCATTTCGCCTAGTGTCATCGTTGGCAACTGGCAGCCGATTCCGAACGTAAATGTTCTAAAAGTGTTGGAAATCGCTAGATTCGCGGTGTCGGAGCACAACAAGAAGGCTAACGCGCAGTTGGAGTTTGTAAAGGTGGTGAAGGGTGAAACCCAAGTAGTCGAAGGTACGAATTACAGATTGGTCATCATCGCGAATGATAAGGCTGCCGGCAATGCGCCGGGAAATTACGAGGCCGTGGTCTGGGACATGCCTTGGAAGCATTTCAGGGAACTAAGCTCTTTTGTGAAAGTTTAA